Proteins co-encoded in one Saprospira grandis genomic window:
- a CDS encoding leucine-rich repeat domain-containing protein encodes MRTIYQPNKTAAWPYLLAIFVICSWWIALGHFYGPKKTAEGVVPAIADTTLVQDSTPAVVPKQYFSPPANPDSSWALAFNRYLQKTAEEKELAYLQQLQDSADQAWLTAQETAAAQEAQEAQEAQEAERMRLLAEEEERQAKAMEELARQAMEEAVPLEEEILAEEEFDYSDYNNYIPRYWQFLLPSWIFIFLYFWRSRRNRRQKQKMAAQFPLGQRRPSGALSRDFQSKSIDPSWRRQLAQERNRPLLSESKEQDVQWAEGFKGSYTTTFLRRAIIHLLRWRQPELARPADFRYWLDVYDWMSPLAAALQCSLALWFLDQELWRYLLLPFVLLSIYYNAAARRKSWAKTTYLIAGPTLALILHFLLLSNGSESFMLFSKEAFTFDISAWRWPVLLGLFLVFWSWLKGAKHLFQKTVWFNDESFAKTIPLFIASLFFTLFWPGVLGEALPAGSLIALLLAFVLWIASPMKDDRKAKQWLLSGGTLFGGLVGLSTLLFVNYNIFGLGFISYSLVGFLLLGSWAFFFFPRMEDIPEEEKPIPWWEDPQATIREELLIKDMDLGLQTEQWSSFNRFQRLKTIRLVNTELKHLPIRIANLAQLEEMDLRHNQLRTIPSIFFKRLPNLKKINLAGNPVPTKKQRALSQKYPHIEFIFE; translated from the coding sequence TTGAGAACAATTTACCAACCCAATAAAACAGCAGCCTGGCCCTATCTACTGGCTATTTTTGTTATCTGTAGTTGGTGGATTGCCCTAGGCCATTTTTATGGCCCCAAAAAAACAGCAGAAGGAGTTGTTCCTGCCATAGCTGATACTACTTTGGTTCAAGATAGTACGCCTGCCGTAGTTCCAAAACAGTATTTTTCGCCTCCCGCCAATCCCGATTCTAGTTGGGCGCTGGCCTTTAACCGCTATCTCCAAAAAACAGCGGAAGAAAAAGAATTGGCCTATTTACAGCAGCTCCAAGATAGCGCAGATCAAGCTTGGCTAACCGCTCAAGAAACCGCAGCAGCCCAAGAAGCCCAAGAAGCCCAAGAAGCCCAAGAAGCCGAACGCATGCGCCTATTGGCAGAGGAAGAAGAACGGCAGGCTAAGGCCATGGAAGAGCTTGCCCGCCAAGCCATGGAAGAAGCCGTACCACTCGAAGAAGAAATACTGGCCGAAGAAGAATTTGATTATAGCGACTATAATAATTATATCCCTCGCTACTGGCAGTTTTTGCTACCTAGCTGGATATTTATTTTCTTATATTTTTGGCGCAGCCGCCGCAATCGCCGCCAAAAACAAAAGATGGCCGCTCAGTTCCCCTTGGGCCAAAGGCGCCCTTCGGGCGCCCTCAGCCGCGATTTCCAATCTAAAAGTATAGACCCCAGTTGGCGCCGCCAATTGGCCCAAGAACGCAACCGCCCCCTCTTGTCGGAAAGCAAAGAACAGGACGTACAATGGGCCGAAGGCTTTAAGGGCAGCTATACCACCACCTTCCTTAGACGGGCCATCATTCATTTGTTGCGCTGGCGGCAACCAGAGCTCGCTCGCCCCGCCGATTTTCGCTATTGGTTAGATGTCTATGATTGGATGTCTCCGCTAGCCGCCGCCCTGCAATGCAGCCTAGCCCTTTGGTTCCTAGATCAAGAACTTTGGCGCTATTTACTCCTGCCTTTTGTCCTGCTCTCTATTTATTATAATGCCGCCGCCCGCCGAAAATCATGGGCCAAAACTACTTATCTGATTGCTGGACCAACTCTAGCACTTATTTTACACTTTTTGCTCCTTAGCAATGGAAGCGAAAGCTTTATGCTCTTTAGTAAGGAGGCCTTCACCTTTGATATTTCAGCTTGGCGCTGGCCAGTGCTGCTGGGGCTGTTTTTGGTCTTCTGGAGCTGGCTAAAGGGAGCCAAACATCTGTTTCAGAAAACCGTCTGGTTCAATGATGAGAGTTTTGCCAAGACCATCCCCCTCTTTATTGCTAGCCTATTTTTTACCCTCTTTTGGCCTGGGGTTCTAGGCGAAGCCCTACCCGCAGGAAGCTTAATCGCCTTGCTCTTGGCCTTTGTCCTCTGGATCGCTAGCCCGATGAAAGATGACCGCAAAGCCAAACAATGGTTGCTCTCTGGCGGTACCCTTTTTGGCGGCTTAGTCGGACTTTCTACTTTGCTATTTGTCAATTACAATATTTTTGGTTTAGGGTTTATTAGCTATAGCCTTGTCGGTTTTCTCCTCTTAGGAAGCTGGGCCTTTTTCTTCTTTCCCAGAATGGAGGATATTCCCGAAGAAGAAAAGCCTATTCCTTGGTGGGAGGACCCCCAAGCTACAATACGAGAAGAGCTGCTCATTAAGGATATGGACCTAGGGCTACAAACAGAGCAGTGGAGCAGTTTTAACCGATTTCAGCGGCTAAAAACTATTCGTTTAGTCAATACAGAGCTCAAGCATTTGCCTATCCGAATTGCTAACTTGGCCCAATTGGAAGAAATGGACCTACGCCATAACCAATTGCGTACAATTCCCTCTATCTTCTTTAAACGCCTACCCAATTTGAAGAAAATCAATTTGGCTGGTAATCCCGTTCCCACTAAAAAACAGAGGGCGCTAAGCCAAAAATACCCTCATATTGAGTTTATTTTTGAGTAG
- a CDS encoding DUF5103 domain-containing protein, with protein sequence MRYLSLAFLFFLSLQNLQAQDDYVISELQYTDYIYRDFVASCRFYPDDSEVDYPVVQLASPNKLILEFDDLDADNKDYNYKIIHCNRNWEPSEDIDALDYIDGFQENRFYESLSSFGTRTEYLHYQLELPNDDVKWTKSGNYLLLVYLNDDEEDLVLSRRFLVYEPQMNVEVTTRRSAIPPYGQTHQELSCQLQHAGMNVSNPNQDIKLTVVQNWNWPKALKNLAPTFVEEEVIHFDRQGQIVFPGQREFRPLDIRSFRHRGPQVQNLARTNEGFELLLFPEKERKYSPYLFTNDLNGKFIIASYDAPNPEERGEYGQLFFQFKSPEYPDARIFVYGGFSDFQAYPQYELNYNAEKGQYEGILLFKNGFYDYGYGLLRDGEKQLDQEELEGNRFETENDYLFLVYYRPFGGRYDQLVAFQKASSTHR encoded by the coding sequence CTATTTATCGCTCGCTTTTCTCTTTTTCTTGAGCTTGCAAAATTTGCAGGCCCAAGATGATTATGTCATTTCTGAATTGCAATATACAGACTATATTTATCGCGATTTTGTGGCCTCCTGCCGTTTTTATCCCGATGATTCCGAGGTCGATTATCCCGTCGTCCAACTCGCTAGCCCCAATAAACTCATTTTAGAGTTTGATGACCTAGATGCCGATAATAAGGATTATAACTACAAAATTATCCATTGCAACCGAAACTGGGAACCCTCCGAGGATATCGATGCCCTAGACTATATTGATGGCTTTCAGGAAAATCGATTCTATGAAAGCCTGAGCTCTTTTGGTACCCGCACGGAGTACCTGCATTATCAGCTAGAACTCCCCAACGATGATGTCAAATGGACCAAATCTGGCAATTATTTGCTGCTGGTTTACCTCAATGATGATGAAGAAGATCTGGTCCTCAGTCGCCGCTTTCTGGTCTATGAACCTCAAATGAATGTGGAGGTGACCACCCGCCGCTCGGCCATTCCGCCCTATGGCCAAACCCATCAAGAACTGAGCTGCCAACTCCAACATGCAGGCATGAATGTGAGCAACCCCAACCAAGATATCAAACTGACGGTGGTCCAAAACTGGAACTGGCCCAAAGCCCTTAAAAATCTAGCCCCCACTTTTGTAGAAGAAGAAGTGATCCATTTCGACCGCCAAGGCCAAATCGTTTTCCCCGGCCAAAGAGAGTTTCGCCCACTCGATATCCGCAGCTTCCGCCACCGTGGTCCACAGGTCCAAAATCTGGCCCGCACCAATGAGGGCTTCGAGCTGCTGCTCTTTCCCGAAAAAGAACGAAAATATAGCCCTTATCTCTTTACCAACGACCTCAACGGCAAGTTTATCATCGCTTCCTACGATGCCCCCAACCCCGAAGAAAGAGGCGAGTATGGCCAGCTGTTTTTCCAATTCAAAAGCCCCGAATATCCCGATGCCCGCATTTTTGTCTATGGCGGCTTCTCCGATTTTCAAGCCTACCCCCAATACGAACTAAATTACAATGCCGAAAAAGGCCAATACGAAGGCATCCTCCTCTTCAAAAATGGCTTTTATGATTATGGCTACGGCCTGCTCCGAGATGGAGAAAAACAATTGGACCAAGAAGAATTGGAGGGCAATCGCTTTGAAACCGAAAATGATTACTTATTTTTAGTCTATTATCGCCCCTTCGGTGGCCGCTACGACCAATTGGTGGCCTTCCAAAAAGCTAGTTCTACTCATAGATAG
- a CDS encoding LysR family transcriptional regulator — MNLQFVKYFVLLAESKSFTLAAKRAHVVQSTFSSGIKKLEEQLNCLLFFRDKRNVFLTTEGQELLPKAKKLLAHWEEMQTFKEKTSRQVLKLGLSPDLDFTAILPLIKQFHKRYPSYEVQLVEKSCALELLETLKKNEIHALFSKTALSLDHVQQELIREDPLGLAVPLNHPFAQLPQVDVRLLDQSNFIERSNCSKRDEILDFFQSHQIKINTVFKAKGDEMARALVSAGLGISLIPVLEKKPKNYKIIPLKAANFKRKIFLQWAKDNLAPPLKYFLEEVQFFQDQLALV; from the coding sequence ATGAACCTGCAGTTTGTCAAATACTTTGTCCTATTAGCCGAGAGCAAGAGCTTTACCCTAGCCGCAAAACGAGCACATGTTGTGCAGTCTACCTTCTCCTCGGGCATCAAAAAATTGGAAGAGCAGCTCAACTGTCTTCTTTTCTTCAGAGATAAAAGAAATGTATTCCTTACTACAGAGGGGCAAGAACTCTTGCCCAAAGCCAAAAAACTGTTGGCCCACTGGGAGGAGATGCAAACATTTAAAGAAAAAACAAGTCGGCAAGTTCTAAAATTAGGCCTTAGCCCAGACCTTGACTTTACGGCTATTCTCCCCCTCATCAAGCAATTTCACAAACGTTACCCAAGCTATGAGGTCCAATTGGTGGAAAAAAGCTGCGCACTGGAGCTGCTAGAAACGCTAAAAAAGAATGAAATTCATGCCCTCTTCAGCAAAACGGCTCTTTCTCTAGATCATGTTCAGCAAGAACTCATTAGAGAAGACCCTCTGGGGCTGGCCGTTCCACTCAACCACCCTTTCGCCCAACTCCCTCAGGTGGATGTTCGCCTCTTAGATCAATCCAATTTTATTGAGCGAAGCAATTGTAGTAAGAGAGACGAAATTCTAGACTTCTTCCAAAGCCACCAAATCAAAATCAACACTGTATTTAAAGCTAAAGGAGACGAAATGGCGAGGGCTTTAGTTAGCGCAGGCCTCGGCATTTCCTTAATTCCCGTTTTAGAGAAAAAGCCAAAAAACTACAAGATTATTCCACTCAAAGCCGCTAATTTCAAACGTAAGATATTTCTTCAATGGGCAAAAGACAACCTTGCCCCCCCACTCAAATATTTTTTAGAAGAAGTGCAGTTTTTTCAAGATCAGTTGGCTTTGGTTTGA
- a CDS encoding peroxiredoxin-like family protein, translating into MKSFQEKMAALQKKLEGRMPADYIQIMHKATADLRASGIQERVLKVGDKFPAFTLKNQDGSPIQSVEIFKKGPVLFTFYRGIWCPYCNMDLGYLKQNKEKLAELGVQLFAISPELPAFLQKTKQQQKLDFDLLHDFKSELGQELGLRFSLPTELKALYADKFKIDLDKHQGHSDWTLPMPARFFVDQDGVIQYVETNPDYTTRPALDAVYALDFFKN; encoded by the coding sequence ATGAAAAGTTTTCAAGAAAAAATGGCTGCACTCCAAAAAAAATTAGAGGGGAGAATGCCTGCAGATTATATCCAAATTATGCATAAGGCCACTGCAGATTTGCGGGCTTCTGGGATTCAGGAGAGGGTATTAAAAGTTGGGGATAAATTTCCCGCTTTCACCTTAAAGAATCAAGATGGATCGCCTATTCAAAGTGTAGAGATTTTCAAAAAAGGCCCTGTATTATTTACTTTTTATAGAGGCATTTGGTGCCCTTACTGCAATATGGATTTAGGGTATTTGAAGCAAAATAAAGAAAAGCTAGCCGAATTGGGCGTGCAACTCTTTGCTATATCGCCAGAGCTTCCAGCCTTTTTGCAAAAAACTAAACAGCAGCAAAAGCTAGATTTTGATTTGCTGCATGACTTTAAAAGTGAGTTGGGGCAGGAGTTGGGACTTCGATTCTCTCTACCCACAGAATTAAAGGCATTATATGCCGATAAATTTAAGATTGATTTGGATAAACATCAGGGGCATTCTGATTGGACACTTCCTATGCCTGCTCGTTTTTTTGTGGACCAAGATGGGGTTATTCAATATGTGGAAACTAATCCTGATTATACGACTCGCCCAGCTCTAGATGCTGTATATGCATTAGACTTTTTTAAAAATTAA